Proteins encoded within one genomic window of Ptiloglossa arizonensis isolate GNS036 chromosome 3, iyPtiAriz1_principal, whole genome shotgun sequence:
- the Pgd gene encoding phosphogluconate dehydrogenase, whose protein sequence is MSKPVADIALIGLAVMGQNLILNMNDHGFVVCAYNRTTDKVKSFLENEAKGTKVIGAYSLKEMVLKLKSPRRVMLLVKAGPAVDAFIEQLVPLLSPGDIIIDGGNSEYQDTERRTKDLENKGILFVGSGVSGGEDGARYGPSLMPGGNPKAWPHIKHIFQSISAKSNGEPCCDWVGETGAGHFVKMVHNGIEYGDMQLICEAYHILRNGLKLNPEEMSNVFDEWNKGELDSFLIEITRDILKYKDGKGFLLERIRDTAGQKGTGKWTAIAALDYGVPVTLIGESVFARCLSALQSERIEASTILNGPDTVYEGDKKQFLVHLKNALYVSKIISYAQGFMLLREAAKIHKWNLNYGGIALMWRGGCIIRSAFLGNIKAAFDKNPKLSNLLLDDFFANAMKECQASARIVVSTAVSLGIPTPALSTALAFYDGYRTARLPANLLQAQRDYFGAHTYELLGQEGKFVHTNWTGHGGNVSASTYDA, encoded by the exons ATGAGCAAACC AGTTGCAGATATTGCCCTTATTGGCTTAGCCGTCATGGgccaaaatttaattctaaatATGAATGATCATGGATTTGTTGTTTGTGCATATAATCGTACAACAGATAAAGTCAAATCTTTTCTAGAAAATGAAGCAAAAGGCACAAAAGTAATTGGTGCATATTCATTAAAAGAGATGGTACTGAAATTAAAATCACCTAGAAGAGTAATGCTTCTAGTTAAAG CTGGTCCTGCTGTGGATGCATTTATTGAACAATTGGTACCTTTATTATCTCCTGGTGATATCATAATTGATGGTGGTAATTCTGAATATCAAGATACTGAAAGGAGAACCAAAGATTTAGAAAACAAAGGGATTCTATTTGTCGGTAGTGGAGTTAGTGGAGGTGAAGACGGTGCTAGATACGGACCATCTTTGATGCCAGGTGGAAATCCAAAAGCTTGGCCGCATATTAAACACATCTTTCAG tCAATATCTGCAAAATCCAATGGAGAACCTTGTTGCGATTGGGTTGGGGAAACAGGTGCTGGACACTTTGTGAAAATGGTACACAATGGTATTGAATATGGTGACATGCAACTTATTTGCGAAGCATACCACATTCTGCGAAATGGTCTGAAACTTAATCCAGAAGAAATGAGTAATGTCTTTGATGAATGGAATAAAGGAGAACTGGATTCTTTCTTAATTGAGATCACTCGAGATATTCTCAAATATAAGGATGGTAAAGGTTTCTTGCTTGAGCGAATTAGAGATACTGCTGGCCAGAAAGGAACTGGAAAATGGACAGCCATTGCTGCCTTAGATTATGGTGTTCCTGTAACGCTAATTGGCGAATCAGTCTTTGCTAGATGCCTTTCTGCTTTGCAAAGCGAGAGGATAGAAGCAAGTACCATATTGAATGGTCCCGATACTGTATATGAAGGAGATAAAAAACAGTTTTTAGTGCATTTAAAGAATGCACTTTATGTATCCAAAATTATTTCCTATGCACAAGGATTTATGTTACTGCGAGAAGCTGCTAAAATTCACAAGTGGAATTTGAATTATGGTGGTATAGCTCTTATGTGGAGAGGAGGATGTATTATAAGAAG TGCCTTCTTGGGAAATATAAAAGCAGCTTTTGACAAAAATCCAAAACTTTCCAATCTACTGCTTGATGATTTCTTTGCTAATGCAATGAAGGAATGTCAAGCTAGTGCTAGGATAGTAGTGTCTACTGCTGTATCACTGGGTATACCAACTCCTGCTTTGTCAACTGCTCTAGCTTTTTACGATGGTTATAGAACTGCTCGACTACCAGCAAATTTACTTCAAGCGCAACGGGATTACTTTGGAGCTCATACATATGAATTACTCGGTCAAGAGGGAAAATTTGTACACACAAATTGGACAGGACATGGTGGTAATGTCTCTGCCTCCACATATGATGCATAA
- the Arl5 gene encoding ADP-ribosylation factor-like 5, giving the protein MGLLFAKLWSFFGNEEHKIVMVGLDNAGKTTILYQFLMNEVVHTSPTIGSNVEEVVWKNIHFIMWDLGGQQSLRAAWSTYYTNTEFIIMVIDSTDRERLGVIREELYSMLNHEELSKANVLVYANKQDLKGSMTAAEISRQLDLTSIKKHQWHIQSCCALTGEGLYQGLEWIVGRLKKT; this is encoded by the exons ATGGGACTACTCTTCGCGAAATTGTGGAGTTTTTTTGGCAATGAAG AACATAAAATAGTTATGGTAGGTTTGGATAATGCTGGTAAGACAACTATATTATACCAGTTCCTAATGAACGAAGTTGTTCATACATCGCCAACTATTGGATCCAATGTTGAAGAAGTAGTTTGGAAAAATATCCACTTTATAATGTGGGATTTAGGTGGACAGCAAAGTCTACGAGCTGCATGGTCCACTTATTATACTAATACTGAGTTTATAATCATGGTTATAGATAGTACAGATAGAGAAAGACTTGGTGTAATAAGAGAAGAATTGTACTCAATGCTAAATCATGAAGAATTAAGTAAAGCCAATGTCTTAGTGTATGCTAATAAGCAAGATTTAAAAGGAAGCATGACAGCTGCTGAAATTTCTAGACAATTGGATTTGACATCAATTAAAAAACATCAATGGCACATACAAAGTTGTTGTGCACTTACAGGAGAGGG tcTCTATCAAGGCCTTGAATGGATCGTTGGACGCTTAAAGAAGACATGA
- the Kdn gene encoding citrate synthase translates to MALFRFSPKRCLEVQKITSTIFLRPLSDSSTDLKKVLAEKIPKEQERVKNFRKQHGSTKVGEVTVDMMYGGMRGIKGLVWEPSVLDPEEGIRFRGKSIPECQKLLPKASGGAEPLPEGLFWLLITGDVPTDAQVKAISQEWASRSALPDHVVKALNNLPKTVHPMTQFSAAITLLNSESEFVKAYTKGVHKTKYWETVYEDSMNLIAKLPVVAATIYRNIYKGGKGLGSVDAGKDWSWNFANMLGYDNPQFIELMRLYLTIHSDHEGGNVSAHTTHLVGSALSDPYLSFAAGMNGLAGPLHGLANQEVLVWLEKLRGQIGDTPSDDKLKDFIWNTLKSGQVVPGYGHAVLRKTDPRYTCQREFALKHLPDDKLFKLVAQVYKIVPPVLLETGKVKNPWPNVDAHSGVLLQYYGMKEMNYYTVLFGVSRALGVLASLVWDRALGLPIERPKSLSTDLLMKACKA, encoded by the exons ATGGCACTCTTCCGTTTCAGTCCAAAACGCTGTTTGGAAGTCCAG AAAATAACTTCCACCATCTTCTTGCGACCGTTATCCGATAGCTCCACCGATCTGAAGAAGGTTTTGGCCGAGAAGATCCCGAAGGAACAGGAACGTGTGAAAAATTTCCGTAAACAACATGGATCCACCAAAGTCGGCGAAGTCACCGTGGACATG atgtacgGTGGTATGCGTGGTATCAAAGGTCTGGTATGGGAACCATCGGTGTTGGACCCCGAGGAAGGTATCAGATTCCGAGGAAAATCGATCCCGGAGTGTCAAAAACTTCTACCGAAAGCATCCGGTGGCGCTGAACCGCTACCCGAGGGTCTGTTCTGGTTGTTGATCACCGGCGATGTGCCCACCGACGCCCAAGTGAAAGCGATTTCGCAGGAATGGGCGTCGAGGAGCGCGTTGCCCGACCACGTGGTGAAAGCGTTGAACAACCTCCCCAAGACTGTACACCCTATGACCCAATTCTCCGCCGCGATCACTCTTCTGAACAGCGAGAGCGAGTTCGTGAAGGCCTATACAAAAGGTGTCCACAAGACCAAGTACTGGGAGACCGTCTACGAGGACTCGATGAATCTGATCGCTAAATTACCGGTGGTTGCCGCAACGATCTACAGAAACATCTACAAGGGTGGAAAAGGTTTGGGTTCGGTAGACGCTGGTAAAGATTGGTCCTGGAACTTCGCGAACATGCTTGGCTACGACAATCCTCAATTCATCGAACTGATGCGCTTGTACCTGACGATCCACTCCGACCACGAAGGTGGAAACGTTTCGGCGCACACGACCCACTTGGTAGGCTCCGCATTGTCCGATCCTTACCTGTCGTTCGCGGCAGGTATGAACGGTTTGGCCGGACCCCTTCACGGTTTAGCGAACCAAGAGGTGTTGGTGTGGCTGGAGAAACTACGCGGCCAAATTGGAGACACCCCTAGCGACGACAAGCTCAAAGACTTCATTTGGAATACTCTGAAGAGCGGCCAAGTCGTTCCCGGTTATGGTCACGCTGTGTTGAGAAAGACTGACCCCAGGTATACCTGCCAGAGAGAATTCGCATTGAAACATTTGCCGGACGATAAACTGTTCAAG ctCGTTGCTCAAGTATACAAGATTGTTCCTCCCGTCCTCTTGGAAACCGGCAAGGTAAAGAACCCGTGGCCAAACGTAGACGCCCATTCGGGAGTTTTGTTGCAATATTATGGCATGAAGGAAATGAATTACTACACCGTTCTGTTCGGAGTATCCCGTGCTCTTGGTGTCCTCGCTTCCCTCGTCTGGGACCGTGCTCTTGGACTTCCGATCGAGAGGCCCAAATCTCTCAGCACCGATCTGCTTATGAAAGCTTGCAAAGCTTAA
- the LOC143144917 gene encoding methylenetetrahydrofolate reductase (NADPH): MKSTNDYLSLELMYQFPNNTFLHLVINNLTRADLLIILKKALNRGVTNIFVLRGDPVVANTDFPRAADFVRFIRNEFGDIFCICVAGYPNMHPESPSKELDLLYLKEKVDAGADLIITQVVFEANVFIKFVNDCKEIGINVPIIPGILLIPNYASLEKMSKICNFTVPQSSLDILQSIKDNDDEVSKYGIKLATNIIKDVFASGTTFGFHLFTLNRTSLASELCNKLSIFQ; encoded by the exons ATGAAAAGTACGAACGATTATCTGTCTTTAGAGTTAATGTATCAATTTCCAAATaatacatttctccatttagttattaataatttaactcgTGCTGATTTACTGATTATTCTAAAAAAAGCATTAAATCGAGGTGTAACCAATATTTTTGTACTAAGAGGAG ATCCTGTAGTTGCAAATACTGACTTTCCACGTGCTGCAGATTTTGTGCGTTTTATAAGAAATGAATTTGGGGATATATTTTGTATATGTGTTGCTGGTTATCCTAATATGCATCCGGAATCACCATCTAAGGAATTAGATTTGttatatttgaaagaaaaa GTTGATGCTGGTGCTGATTTGATTATAACTCAAGTAGTTTTTGAAGCAAATGTTTTTATTAAGTTCGTGAATGATTGCAAAGAAATTGGAATCAACGTTCCGATTATCCCCGGAATTTTATTAATCCCCAACTATGCGTCTCtcgaaaaaatgtcaaaaatttgtaattttacagTGCCCCAAAGTAGTTTAGATATTTTGCAATCTATAAAAGACAATGATGATGAAGTAAGtaaatatggaataaaattaGCTACGAACATTATCAAAGATGTCTTTGCAAGTGGAACTACTTTTGGTTTTCATTTGTTCACACTAAACAG AACATCATTGGCATCGGAATTGTGCAACAAATTAAGTATTTTCCAATAA
- the Pig-p gene encoding phosphatidylinositol glycan anchor biosynthesis class P: MEHTPAPYGPRSVYGYALYIGSNMLFFLFLIWAIVPDQILHNLGLTYWPSKYWAVAIPIWALTALATFAFIIYPAINLLMTPNIDDIITITDEHSRPKKETVSGGIPPVYDIPITEVCRKLYLPKKKYE, encoded by the coding sequence ATGGAGCATACTCCCGCTCCATATGGACCAAGATCTGTTTATGGATACGCTTTGTACATAGGTTCAAATatgcttttctttttgttcttgaTTTGGGCAATAGTACCAGAtcaaattttacataatttagGATTAACATATTGGCCTTCCAAGTATTGGGCAGTAGCAATTCCAATTTGGGCCTTAACTGCTCTTGCTACCTTTGCATTTATTATATATCCAGCTATAAATTTATTGATGACGCCAAATATTGATGATATTATAACTATTACGGATGAACATTCACGTCCCAAAAAGGAAACTGTTTCAGGTGGTATACCCCCTGTCTATGATATTCCAATAACAGAAGTttgtagaaaattatatttaccaaaaaagaaatatgaataa
- the LOC143145060 gene encoding EKC/KEOPS complex subunit LAGE3-like: MSTLSVNLSIPFPSAREAEIAYQVLKVDEEPPRSGVSKDLTLDNNILQVLIYGKEARKVRVALTSLFDSLILVVETMQQFGPPVPTYNYY, translated from the exons ATGAGTACTTTAAGTGT AAATTTATCCATACCTTTCCCATCGGCAAGAGAAGCAGAAATTGCTTATCAAGTCCTTAAAGTTGATGAAGAGCCTCCAAGAAGTGGTGTTTCAAAAGACTTGACATTAGATAATAATATTTTGCAAGT ATTAATTTATGGAAAAGAAGCACGAAAAGTCAGAGTGGCATTAACATCATTGTTTGATAGTTTAATTTTAGTAGTAGAAACTATGCAGCAATTTGGTCCCCCTGTGCCtacttataattattattaa
- the LOC143145062 gene encoding transcription elongation factor 1 homolog encodes MGRRKSKRKPPSKKKAIQPLDTQFNCPFCNHEKSCEVKMDKSKNTARITCRVCLEDFQTTINLLSEPLDVYNDWIDACETAN; translated from the exons ATGGGACGAagaaaaagtaaacgaaaacCTCCAAGTAAAAAGAAAGCTATTCAACCTCTAGATACGCAATTTAATTGTCCGTTTTGTAATCACGAAAAATCATGTGAGGTTAAAAT ggATAAGTCAAAAAATACAGCAAGAATTACTTGTAGGGTTTGCTTAGAAGATTTTCAAACTACAATAAACTTGCTTTCCGAACCTCTTGATGTATATAATGATTGGATTGATGCATGTGAGACtgctaattga